The following are encoded together in the Variovorax sp. PBS-H4 genome:
- a CDS encoding TetR family transcriptional regulator, whose translation MVRRTKEEALATRHRLLDAAEVLFQSQGVSRTTLQQIAQEAGATRGAIYWHFKDKPDLFNAMMERVTLPLECATREASAAHEDPLAAIEQVMVQALNLMVADPQARRVFEVATLKVEYTDEMAPVLQRHRSARNECVTDFVHALQHAATRAGIELPIPVKTAAYGLHAVISGLIQDWLLEPGAFDLVPAGRHLFNVYLAGLGFERRAAVAEGNCRQLA comes from the coding sequence GTGGTCCGTCGTACCAAGGAAGAAGCACTGGCCACCCGGCATCGCCTGCTCGATGCTGCGGAGGTGCTGTTCCAGTCCCAGGGCGTTTCGCGGACCACATTGCAGCAAATCGCGCAGGAGGCTGGCGCCACCCGCGGCGCGATCTACTGGCACTTCAAGGACAAGCCGGACCTCTTCAACGCCATGATGGAGCGCGTGACGCTGCCGCTGGAGTGCGCCACGCGTGAAGCGAGCGCGGCCCACGAGGATCCGTTGGCGGCGATCGAACAGGTGATGGTGCAGGCCCTGAACCTGATGGTCGCCGACCCGCAGGCGCGGCGGGTCTTCGAGGTGGCCACGCTCAAGGTAGAGTACACGGACGAGATGGCGCCCGTGCTGCAGCGCCATCGCAGCGCGCGCAACGAATGCGTGACCGATTTCGTCCATGCGCTGCAGCATGCCGCGACTCGCGCAGGCATCGAACTGCCCATTCCCGTCAAGACGGCCGCCTACGGGCTGCATGCGGTGATCAGCGGGCTGATCCAGGACTGGCTGCTCGAGCCCGGCGCCTTCGACCTTGTGCCCGCGGGGCGTCATCTGTTCAATGTTTATCTTGCAGGTCTGGGATTCGAGCGCAGGGCGGCGGTGGCGGAGGGGAACTGCAGGCAGCTCGCGTGA
- a CDS encoding DMT family transporter, giving the protein MRTHTIKPAPTARLPRSTTEWALLVLLATLWGASYTFIKIGVATIPPLTLIASRTLVAGLLLLAVLRLRGGRLPRDAATWRRFLLQACFNSVLPFTLIAWAERSVDAGLATILNSTSPIFIFLLSLCLAGAERPSLQRLFGVGAGLAGICLIVGVEVLSGLGRSVLPQLALVAAAVCYGCAAMSGRVFKSLDPVVPATGSLLSGAAVLLPASLAVDRPWTLAPSAASVLALLALAVLSTALAFTLYFRLLRTLGPMSTAAQAYLRVPVGVAVGIVFLGERLASTAWLGLACVVAGVTAMTLPTRSSSGQPGSHRQEDQR; this is encoded by the coding sequence ATGCGCACTCACACCATCAAACCAGCGCCGACCGCGCGATTGCCGAGATCGACCACGGAATGGGCACTGCTTGTGCTGCTTGCCACCCTCTGGGGCGCCTCATACACCTTCATCAAGATCGGCGTGGCGACGATCCCGCCACTGACGCTGATCGCATCGCGTACGCTGGTCGCCGGGTTGCTGCTGCTCGCCGTGCTGCGGTTGCGAGGCGGGCGGCTGCCCCGTGATGCCGCGACCTGGCGGCGCTTCCTGCTGCAGGCCTGCTTCAACAGCGTCCTGCCCTTCACGCTCATCGCGTGGGCCGAGCGCAGCGTGGATGCGGGTCTTGCGACCATTCTCAACTCCACGTCGCCGATCTTCATCTTTCTGCTGAGCCTGTGCCTTGCCGGCGCGGAGAGGCCGTCACTGCAGCGCCTGTTCGGCGTGGGTGCGGGGCTGGCGGGCATCTGCCTGATTGTCGGCGTCGAAGTGTTGAGCGGGCTCGGGCGTTCGGTGCTTCCGCAATTGGCCCTGGTGGCGGCTGCCGTCTGCTACGGCTGCGCGGCGATGTCAGGACGCGTGTTCAAGAGTCTCGATCCCGTCGTGCCGGCCACGGGTTCGCTGCTGAGCGGCGCGGCGGTGCTGCTGCCCGCCAGCCTGGCGGTCGACCGTCCCTGGACGCTGGCGCCTTCCGCCGCCTCGGTGCTCGCGTTGCTGGCGCTCGCAGTGCTCTCGACCGCGTTGGCCTTCACCCTCTATTTCCGGCTCCTGCGCACGCTGGGCCCGATGTCGACCGCCGCGCAGGCCTATCTCAGGGTGCCGGTCGGTGTCGCTGTGGGCATCGTGTTTCTTGGTGAGCGGCTGGCATCCACGGCATGGCTTGGGCTTGCATGCGTCGTGGCCGGCGTCACGGCAATGACGCTACCCACCCGCAGCAGCAGTGGTCAGCCCGGATCCCATCGGCAGGAGGATCAACGATGA
- a CDS encoding alpha/beta fold hydrolase, translating into MDFHPLPTRRALIAGAVSAGATMSMGSAAAATPAADAVQGFREGSAEVNGTRIHYRIGGAGPTVVLLHGYAETGHMWNPLMPLLAKSHTVVVPDLRGAGNSSKPEAGYGKKNMAVDVHELVRSLGIRSVSIVGHDIGLMVAYAYAAQFPSETDKVVLMDAFLPGIGAWQNVWLLRDLWHFHFHGATPLALVSGRERIYFEHFWNDFAADPRHSVPEADRRFYAKAYAQPGGMRAGFEYFKAFEKDAAEFAEMGKTPLPMPMLVLSGEKAGGTFLIEQGKMVANNVQGVIINGSGHWLMEEAPDQVIPALINFLG; encoded by the coding sequence ATGGACTTCCATCCCTTACCCACTCGTCGCGCCCTGATTGCCGGCGCGGTTTCCGCTGGCGCCACAATGAGCATGGGGTCGGCCGCGGCTGCGACACCCGCCGCGGACGCGGTGCAAGGCTTCCGTGAAGGCAGCGCAGAGGTGAACGGCACCCGCATTCACTACCGCATTGGCGGCGCGGGGCCGACCGTCGTGCTGCTACACGGCTACGCCGAGACCGGGCACATGTGGAACCCGCTGATGCCGCTGCTGGCGAAATCGCACACCGTGGTCGTGCCCGATCTTCGGGGCGCCGGCAACTCGTCGAAGCCGGAGGCAGGCTACGGCAAGAAAAACATGGCCGTCGACGTGCACGAACTTGTCCGCTCGCTTGGCATCCGCAGCGTGAGCATCGTCGGACATGACATCGGCTTGATGGTTGCCTACGCCTATGCCGCCCAATTCCCTTCGGAGACCGACAAGGTGGTGCTCATGGACGCCTTCCTTCCCGGCATCGGCGCATGGCAGAACGTCTGGCTTCTGCGCGACCTTTGGCATTTCCATTTTCACGGTGCGACGCCGCTGGCGCTCGTGAGCGGACGCGAGCGTATTTATTTCGAGCACTTCTGGAATGACTTCGCGGCCGACCCCAGGCACTCGGTGCCCGAAGCTGATCGCCGCTTCTACGCGAAGGCCTACGCACAACCGGGCGGTATGCGCGCCGGATTTGAATACTTCAAGGCCTTCGAGAAGGACGCGGCCGAGTTCGCCGAAATGGGCAAGACGCCGCTGCCGATGCCCATGCTGGTGCTCTCCGGCGAAAAGGCCGGCGGGACATTCCTGATCGAGCAGGGCAAGATGGTCGCGAACAACGTGCAGGGCGTGATCATCAACGGTTCTGGCCACTGGCTGATGGAAGAGGCGCCAGACCAAGTCATCCCGGCATTGATCAACTTCCTGGGCTGA